A genomic window from Bernardetia sp. includes:
- the rpe gene encoding ribulose-phosphate 3-epimerase, giving the protein MILAPSILAADFANLQNEVEMLNKSQADWLHIDIMDGVFVPNISFGIPVCEAIAKHAKKPLDVHLMIVNPEKYVDNFARAGAETISVHIEACPHLHRNLQQIRNLGCKAGIAVNPHTSISQLENVIEETDLVCLMSVNPGFGGQKFIEQTYRKVSELKELILKTGSKALIEIDGGVNAKNAKRLVDAGADVLVAGSFVFSSPDPSETISRIKSLV; this is encoded by the coding sequence ATGATTCTTGCTCCTTCTATCCTTGCTGCCGATTTTGCCAACCTTCAAAATGAAGTAGAAATGCTCAATAAGAGCCAAGCCGACTGGCTTCACATCGATATTATGGATGGCGTTTTTGTCCCTAATATTTCGTTTGGTATTCCTGTTTGTGAAGCTATTGCCAAACACGCAAAAAAGCCTTTAGATGTGCATCTTATGATTGTAAATCCAGAAAAATATGTAGATAATTTTGCTCGTGCAGGCGCAGAAACTATTTCTGTTCATATTGAAGCCTGTCCACATCTTCATAGAAATCTACAACAAATTCGAAACTTGGGATGTAAGGCTGGTATTGCTGTAAACCCTCATACTTCTATTTCTCAATTAGAAAATGTAATTGAAGAAACTGACTTAGTGTGTCTTATGTCTGTAAACCCAGGGTTTGGAGGACAAAAATTTATTGAACAAACGTACAGAAAAGTAAGCGAACTCAAAGAATTGATTTTAAAAACTGGCTCAAAGGCTCTTATCGAAATTGATGGAGGAGTGAATGCTAAAAATGCTAAAAGGCTAGTAGATGCAGGTGCTGATGTGTTGGTGGCTGGTAGTTTTGTATTTTCTTCGCCAGACCCTAGCGAAACCATTAGCAGGATAAAATCATTGGTCTGA